The Silurus meridionalis isolate SWU-2019-XX chromosome 6, ASM1480568v1, whole genome shotgun sequence genome contains the following window.
CTCGCATCTCTGGCTTACTGCTTTGAGTGAATGCATTCTGCATTGTCtttgtatgtgtgagtgtgtgtgagtgagttaagcgagagagagagagagagagagagagagagagagagagaaggtggtgGTATCTGTCTCTATCTGTGATTGCATGCTGCTCCACTGGTTGAACTGGCCACAGAGAATTTCTGCATCTGCATGGCATACACCTCTCCTCTTTCCCCTGGCATGCTCTTCTCTTCCTGCATCTCAGTGTATTTGAAAAATGCATTATATGCGATGCCCAGTGGCCCAAAGGTGAAAGCACAGTTTTCCTCCTCGTACATTAGACATGCACAGAACTGGCACAGATAAAGCCTTCGCAAAAGTTCTGCCGATCCTACCGTCCATTTTGCTACCGTTTCCAAGATCCACATCTTtgatgtgcttttaaaaatatacatacattctTCCGCCTTAAAGAAAAAGGGGGTCCAAGTGTCTGAACCACTTCCttcacatatataaaaaaatctcaatctattaaaggaaaataaaacaatgcgaTGTCTGAGCTGTCGCTTGGGACCACACAAAGACAAACGAAAAAAACTCCCAGTGCCTCTTGGGTAATGTAACCTCGGTGCAGTGTCTCTGATCCGCCCTCACAGGTCGAGCCGGAAAGCTCCGAAGTAGCTGGAAGAGTCCTCGGCGTGCACCATCGAAGGGGAGGAGACGGACACGAACACCTCGTCGCCAGCCCGCAGCTCGAACAGACCTCCCTGGTAGACCGAGTGCAGGGCGTATTCTGCGTCGGGTGCCCAGCACTTGGTGCCTACACCCTTCAGCAACTGGATGGGTCGCAGGTATGATGTTTTCTTGTAGATGCACTGAACCAGTTGGTGACTGGTGCCCTTCTGCTCGCCCTCGCTGGGTGACGGGTAACGGAAGTAGACCTGTGCGTACAGGTAGTAGCGTCCGTCCTGAGGCACGCGGAGACGCCCGTTGGCCAGTGTCATGTTGTGCAGGTGGGCGCCAAAGCTCTGATTGGCCCAGGAGCGCACAGGGTGGCGGCATGACTGGTGCAGGTCCGCCTGCGGACTCGGATACTGAGGGGTGGCACCTGGAAGAGATGGAAAAGTGCAGGTAAAAACTCCAGTGTAGAATGCAGAAACGGAGCAACTGGCTGAAATATCAATATGCATACACATTGTCAATTTTACATTAACagggtttaaaaaatatttataaatataactgCAGAAcctgaggaagaaaaaaaatattgacaacTATTTCTAATGAATCTAATACTGATAGGCcggtatacatatacatacataaatgctCCAATAGTTATaccctcttctcttttttcgtTCTCTggaagttaataaataaaaaaagctgcttCTCTGGTTACAGAAAACTGTAACACTTTTACCTTCCTGAAAACTATACCGTGTTTCAGAAAACTAACAGACTGCTTTACCACTGTCTGTTagaaagtgctgacactggtaACTCCTTCCACAACATGCTACATAAACATCTCTTCACAAAAGACTTCACCATATCAGCAGTTACATCTTAACTAGTGCATTGTACGTTCGGTTAAAATGGACTTCTCCGAAATGTCAAAATGTGATTCGAATGCAGAAATCTGACCGATTGTTCAAGAAGCTTTTTACACCATGTTTCTAACAATCTGGCAGCTCAACAATAATGATGAAGCTATTAcagatttcttcctcattttcTTAGCGTAACAGGGAGAGACGAAGGAAACGAGCACTGGGATGTAAGGAGGACAGGATAGAGCTGAGAAATGCAGAGTGATGTATATACAGGATTAGTGCTGAGAGGAAGGTATGGATCAGAAGTTGagagaaagcagaagaaaaaaaaaagaggaagaatatTCAGGACGAGTGAGGAGTGAGGAGAATGGACtgagaggaggagtgtgtgtgtgtgtgtgtgtgtgtgtatgcgagaCACAGTGGGAGGTAATCCAAACAAAACAAGCAGCATTCCTCAATAACGATCAATAGATCACACAAGACCAAGTCCATGACATATTCCAAGATTCAAAAGTTTCCTAACGTCAAGCTGCttcagacaggaaaaaaaaaaaactccgcAGATGAGCAGCAGATGTCTACATTAGCGGTTTGCTTTCATCGCCAGCTCTGTGATATAAACATTTGCAGAGTTGTGGCATTTTTAGTGTTTTGAATTTAATACATGCCTGTAAGTGAGATTACGAAGATATAtgctatacagtataataatctTTTCCTGCCTGtcgaaattattttttttccgagTGAAATCAGTGCATATCTTTGCGATCAAACAGGAAAACACTTGAGGAAGTGAAACTCCAGCTTTTGCAGTTTAATTATTGTGCTTGTGACTCACGGTGTGGAAACACAGCCGTGTTTTGCCTAGCCTAGCACAAGTGTGTAGCGCTGCTGGCTAACAAAGATCAGCTGGTTCACATAAAATCAGTTGAGGACTATTCTTCTTGCACTGATATACGAAGTAACAGAAAATATTTCGAAACGTAAAAATACAGACACAATGGAAATCGTTTAAACGACGAATTCGTAAATtccatgttttttgtttcttacgTGACCTTTTTAAACTTCTGAATAAATATcgaatgtgtttgttttagccTTTAAACcgtttttaaacaattttgaaCAAACATGTTTCCCATTTATTTTGGACATTAGTCACACAACTCAGAAAATATCTCAGCACTTAAGCAGGATTTTGGCACAACTTTCTAATCTTTGACCAGAGAGAAGTGTAAAACCTTTTCCTCCATCTGGATCACATGATGGGAGTGTGTCTGAGAAGATTTCGAAATAAAACTTTCCAATTCCTGAAAATCTGGATGtgattgaaaaatatttgactagcaaaaacatttcattcTGTCCtcatgcaaaatataaaatgtctgagggggaaaaaaaaaaaatcagctgttTACCTTTATCTATCAAATTTCAGTTGCTGCAGGCTGAATACTGTGTACAGATCTTGTGATAAGAACTCAATTTGCTTCATAGCCCTTACCCACAAATTCTCAATAATGAATCCTTGTTTCCAGTTACGGTTCTGTGCAAACCAGAGTGCAATGTACATAAGATAAAAATTTGatgacacattttcttttttgactgAGAAAGCCTTTTAGAGACACTTGAACAGAAGCAAATGTATATAAGATAGAAAGACTGAATAGTGGAATAATTCAGGATAAAACCTATTAAAGAATAGAAGCAAGAAGGAACTGTGaaactgtaaaaatatatttgatgtaCCTGAAACCATGAAGGTTGCTATATGTTAAAGTAAAGCATCTCTATGTTAAAGAAACCCCAACTTTTCCCTATTTTGGTCATCTGATATCTCTCCGGGCTGAGATAGGTGAAGTAGTAGTTACAAATGTAAATCAACTCCTGTTAATGTATGCGTTTAGATTTGAGTTACACTCCATCACAGAGGGAAAGTAGGTTAATTAGGTCAATTACCTTTACCAACCCTGATAATTGGCCCATTTATAATGCTAATAAATTCTTTACAAAATCATACATGGCTCACCTGGTATGCTGCTGAGTGTAAGGTGGGCTGAAGGTCTCTGTGTCACAAACTTTGCCCCTGTACTGTTGTAGCTATGTGGTATAGTTCTTGCTTCTGAAgtaggaaaaatgtaaaatcagtGCAGTATTGACAATGTAAACCGAAGCCCAAAGGGAAGTCGGAAGTTAATCGGTAATCAGTTATACACGACTGAATGAACATGAATACATACAATAATTTGATGCTCACCTTGTAATGCCTGCCTGGAAATGATATTCTCTGTTACCTGCAAAAGAGACAAGACGTATCCTGTTAGCGCAGAAAGCTCCAAGAACATGCGGTGACTCATCAACATTCCTGACCATCTTATACATCTTGAGGATATTTTATCTGTTTTCTTTGTGTCTCTGTCCTGACAGGCAGCTCTATGCAACCTAACACAGTATGTTTCAGTTTGAGCCCCCAAACAGACCTTCTGTCTTATGTCTCTCACGCATTCCCTGTTTCTCTGTGCAGTTTTGGTTTATCTCAAGCTTGCCAACATTACAGCTGTATTTTATAGAGTTTATTATACAATAGAAATTAAATCCTTTTATGCAACTACACGTACACACTTAAAGAACGTTGCTTTTAAGGGGTACTGGCCAGCTGGGCAGGAGAAATTGGGGCCTGAGGTAGTTCATGATGGctggaattatttatttattttttttgtggggtGATTTTGAGGGGGCCTTGTCTTGCTCAGGGGTTGAAATTTGCAGTAACCTGTGACAGTCATATTTTATACCAGTCACCCTTCAGTATTCAGTTCATTTGTCCCTGTCAAGCTGACCacgatttgaaccagcaacttTCAGTATAATGGGCTTGTGTTCTAATGCCTGGAGGCCAGTCCCAACCTATGATCTCATTTTGTTTTAACTCCACATGGAAACATCCGATTAAACTAATCAAATGCTTAATGACTTTCTGAGTGCGTAGCTAAATACAATTGTTCACATTATCCCTAATAATGGCCACTTTCACTCATAAGCACAACTGTAAGAGAATTCAAAAAAAGGCACGTGCATTTAATGTCTTGCAGGTGTCTGAAAGTAAAAGCTTGGATGAAGGAAGACTTTGACCGTAATGCCAAGCATAATGCTGTGAGAGGCATATGCCTACGAAACACACATCAATCTTCATATTGGTATCAAGTCTCAGCACACAATGGTGGGAAGACtggaaaagcaaaaaacaacacTCAAATGCCCAAGAATGTCTTCTGGATGTATCAGATTTCCAAAAATTACTAAGTAGCATGTTGGGACTCAGTGAAGCAACTCCTTCATGCTGGTCTTTGTTCTTCTACACAGTGTATAAAGTGGGTACagtggaaaaaacaacaaaaaaaaacatgactgtgACTAGTTTTTGGCAGAAATGGACAAGATTTTGGTTTATTTCTAACAGGCGCATGTTTGCTAAAATGCAaagcaatcattttttttttttgccttaactAAAGTTTATTATCAGACTCTATTTATGGTCTGTTTCTGTTCTCTCCTGCAGATGCAGAACTCCCCCCACTCACTCagtcctttcttccttttcccCGTCTAGCCTTCAGCACGCTGTGCGAGTGCACTGTGGAGACTCTGTTGATGTTGGCACAAAGCTGTCTCGCTATTCATCAGACACTGAAGCGCCTACGCACACGCTAAAATGACATAATCTCCCCGTGACAGCATGAGAGACGGTGGACTTAAAGTACGCTCGCCTCTGGAGATCCTCTCCGTCGACTTGACACAAAAACCGCTGACATTTCCCACATGACATtgattaaagatatttaaaattgtaatataCTGCAAATGTATTGTAACTGTTgagttgaacacacacacagagggcgTTTGTGCTGTTCGTGTTGCAATCAAGTTGCTTACCCTTGTCTATGTTGAGTCTAAGTGATCTCACCATTACATCCCAGTCAAGCTCAAAATCCCCAGGATGTTACTCACATCAAAATCAAGTCCAGAATGAAACTTCAGGGATGGAAATAATAAACTGAAGTAGACTGCAGCAATGTACATGGGGCAAAGCTATTGACtgttaaagaaacaaatatttacCAATCATAGTTAAACAGCTTAAGTCGTTAATAAATGAGTCCAATATAAATCTCTGGTCAGAGATAAAGGAGTCAGAACCGAGCCTCCAGTAGTTGATAAGAGAGTCGGAACCTGAGTCTTAAGATGTTGTGTAAGTGAGTTTGAGTAAAACGCCAGTTCTGAATGAGGCATTGGGAATGCGTGTCTCAAGTCATAGATAAGTGAGTCAGTACTAAACCGCAAATCTTAGATAAGTGAGTGTGAGTAGAGTTTCATGTCTTACAAAAGTGAAACTAACATTCAGGTCTTATTTATGAGTCCAAGTCATGAAGTAACAGATGAGGACGCCTACGCTGAGTCTCAAGTTTTGGAATAATATAATAGTGAGTCCAAGTCTGACATTAAACAAACCCCAAACAAGcgtaaaaacatataaaaccaAGTCAGAGTACAAGTCCCGAGTCCCaagtaaaaaacagaaattcatCGCCGACCAGGCCAAAATTtcacacctgaccatcacactcataaGATTTTTTAACATCCATTTCCAGATTTAGTCTCTTTATGTGCTTTGATGAAGACTGTCCACTCAATTCTGGAGTGTATTTGTTGGGATTTATGAACGTTCTGCCACAACAGAATTGTTGAAGTCAGGTGTTGATGTTGGGCGAAGAACCCTGGGATGCTGTCTACATTCCAATTCATATCAAAGATGTTCACTGGGGTTGAGGTCAAGGCTCTTTACATGGCATTCAGGATCCCTATCATGCAGGAACGGGTTTGGACCCTGTCTTTACAATGAAGGGAAATTGCAATGGTACACAAACAcatcctatgcaattgtgtgcttAGATCTTTGTGGCAGCCGTTTGGGAAAGATCCAAAAGTGAACGTGATGggcgggtgtccacaaacttttggccccACAGTGTAATCTTATATTAGTGTCTGAGTCGAACCTAGAATTATAGATAATGTAAAACAAGGTGAAATCAAATTCCTTTCATATTAACCATGAACATCTCAAAATCTTAATTCTGTGTGGCTGATTAGAGCATTATATCTCTTATTTCAGGGTGTAAATGGGGGTTGCAAATTTAAGTCAGTGTTTTGTTACTTCTAGTTTCAAATTCATATCGTTATAGCTCTGTGGGAATATacttcattctgtttttacttGGCAGTCTGAGTACTCTGATGTCTCTCAAGTCACTCAAGTCTATTATGGTCAATATCTCAAAGGAATTtcagtacatttttttaattacttttccATAAAAGGAAAACCCCAAATAGGCAATTCGGCTACATGGCTATGTACTGTAGTgctgattaataataaaaaaaaatattcattagtAAATATTGTGTCAAATGATTGACTTTGTTGGTAATTAGCCATGTAATAAGTGGGTTAATGCAAACAAAATTAACTTCTCCAGGGCAAAACAAAACTTCCACCACGGTTCATTTTTGTGATCATCACCACCTGCCTGTAGGTGATCCCTCACCTGTTACATAACATAGTTAATTATTCTGTCCATAAAAGAACGTTAATTATGTCGGATGCTGGGAATCTGTAAAGCCTTTGAAATATGTAATGCCTGAGTTTATACGCATTAAAACTTGCATGAAGTTAGACAGGAAACATAATTGGTGTTCAGAGAAAACAGCTGTTTTGTAAACTGCAAGATGCTGCTGGATGAGGTCAGGAACAGGAACTACAAATGCGCCTCAACgataacaataaacaaactcGGCGTGAAACCTTTGACCACAAAGTGAGAGCGAAGGACAGAGGTGCTGGGGAGTAGTTctccaaacacatacacaaacacacacacacacaccgaaaagAATTTAGCCTCTTCTCCGCCTGAGCTCAGCAGATAATCTTACTTCTTAATAACAGCATGAGATTGGGGTTTggagaaaattttattttctcgATAAAATGTTTCTCCACTGTGCTTTCTTAAGGAGAGGCATTAATAAGTAACAGTGGCTGTGCTTCAGGAAGAGACTTAGTTAACCATAAATCTCAAATTGCCAGACTTTGCACTGTGAAATGCAGCGGCAGATTTGCGATTGATAACAGTATCAATTAGACGAATGAAAACATATCAAACTGAAATTCCTCTTTCCCATGCACACGTATCTGCGTGTTTATTTGCTGTGCATTCCCGCGTTGTTTTTCACTCGGTGCAGTTTTCTATTCATGGTTGCATGTTGAAGCTGACCCAAAACGATGTCCCGCACCGCTGCACTCAAGCAGAGACCTCGTTGTTGCACTGATTCTCAATCCTGTTTAAAAGGCACCCTCTCGTCTCGTCTGCACTTGTTCCTTCCCTGCACGCACCGTCGTCTTCACTTGACTTTCTAAAACTTAATGTGGGTGTTAAAGACCTGACAGTTTGCCTTCAGCCCTGGCAGCCtccaaacattttaaagatgcCTTTAAAATCTCGCTCTCCCTTGCTGCCTCGCTCTGCCTCTCTTCCTCAGAAGGTCGCCGTAGCGGGTTAGTGAAATCTGACTCTAAGTAGAACCAGCTTCGTGCGCTTCAAGAACATTTTTGGCAGGAGACGAGTCTTCGCGTACACCACAGCAGAGCAACACGAGAGCGCCAGCCGGCCCCGGCTCCATCACCTTAttaacttctcttttttttccctttcctggctttttgcatttctttccaaCTTCTTCTGTCCCTTCTTG
Protein-coding sequences here:
- the tnfsf10l gene encoding TNF superfamily member 10, like → MATQPNQDYFRSVSSESTTYMMVPASGRRESPSKLWLAMVVIVVVVLQIASTTGLFLYLNMSLSQVKSQGVTEELRCLGLLNALDKNRDIPEDLAQLLGESCIKLAEGIKAYISKVTENIISRQALQEARTIPHSYNSTGAKFVTQRPSAHLTLSSIPGATPQYPSPQADLHQSCRHPVRSWANQSFGAHLHNMTLANGRLRVPQDGRYYLYAQVYFRYPSPSEGEQKGTSHQLVQCIYKKTSYLRPIQLLKGVGTKCWAPDAEYALHSVYQGGLFELRAGDEVFVSVSSPSMVHAEDSSSYFGAFRLDL